A stretch of DNA from Vespula pensylvanica isolate Volc-1 chromosome 6, ASM1446617v1, whole genome shotgun sequence:
CGAAGCTCTCCTGGACGACGAGGAAAATCAAGTTCGCGGATATAACTACATACTAGACGAGTCCGGCTTAACTATGGGTCACCTAAGCGCTTGGTCTTTCACCGATATCCGTAACATGCTACATTGCATAGAGAATAGTTTGCCTGTGAGACACAAGGAAACTCACTTTATCAATATACCGACATATGCTTCCAAGATTATTGAATTTGCTATGTCTTGTCTCAAAgacaaattgaaaaatcgtGTTGTGGTAAGATAATGtcaattattttgaatatatgtatcatatataagaaaatataaatattaatgcacattacttttttcacggattgaaattaaaaaaaagtttttatcggACTTGTaaaaactctttttttttttcttttagattagATTACAAcagatttcattttatttttatatatacgactTTGCTCATTAGAAtactatgaaaaaataaattgattgatAAAAGTGATGTCTTATAATTTACgcttcaattttaatttttttcatcatttgaaaataaatagatcatTCGTTCAGGCTTTTCTCTTATCGttaatttatatgttaattGATATGTAGAATACGTTTGTGTTTAACGTCTCTTTAGAATCACTATGGTAAATGGTATCTAAGTAAAAAAACATACGTGTAATCggagtataaaaataataaagtgttattttcattattctttcaTCAGATACATAAAAGCATCGAGGAATTGAGAGAAACTCTAGATCCAAAGGTTTTGCCAAAGGAGTATGGAGGCAAAGTTCCTCTTACGGAGATGGTCGGTATgtatttatcttccttttcttttcttttgttcttaatctttttatttacaaatgatGAATAGAGTAAATCATTTTGTTCTATTTCGACAGACTCTATTAAGAAGactttaaaagagaagaaagagcaaATAAAGGCTCTTGATAAAATGCATATTGAAATATCGCCAAGTGAATATCAGGCCGCATACGGTGAAGAACTTTGTGGTATTTTTGGTTCCTTTCGTAAGTTAGAAGTGGACTAAGCCATCCTTGTATGCTGATATGAATTCAttgatcttcttttttgttttgtttctttttgtcttgttTATTCATTGTTTAAATCGTATCGATGTATGATATGCTTATTAGAGTTTCGTTACGGTTAAATGttttaaacgtataaatatatatttatagttacgttttcatattttatacggAATTTagaatttgtataaatattatagttttttctttttttattctaatgttatctttctttctttttttttttttttg
This window harbors:
- the LOC122630196 gene encoding clavesin-1 — protein: MGMDEQQEFNYECGLSKDTQQMAKDELREDDKMREQTLEQFRQWILKHPSIKACRTDPIFLLRFLRTKKFSLPMAQKMLERYLTVRQLYPDWFQNLDIDDPEIEAIIDNGYIIPLQERDAHGRKILLISAERFNPYKYTSTQMIRVHSIIFEALLDDEENQVRGYNYILDESGLTMGHLSAWSFTDIRNMLHCIENSLPVRHKETHFINIPTYASKIIEFAMSCLKDKLKNRVVIHKSIEELRETLDPKVLPKEYGGKVPLTEMVDSIKKTLKEKKEQIKALDKMHIEISPSEYQAAYGEELCGIFGSFRKLEVD